The following are encoded together in the Candidatus Cloacimonadota bacterium genome:
- a CDS encoding nuclear transport factor 2 family protein, producing MKKFAILILVFSILSFVSCTPEVDLDVEKAAIEKVLQTYIVSMVAEDMEGISNIFAHDEDMISFGTDAGERIVGWSGMKKLMEKQFAASDHPTIRPYEQVIRINSTGNTAWFTEYTDWKMMAGEEEISLTGLRLSGVLDKGLAGWKIVQLHFSVPVEGQVLEY from the coding sequence ATGAAAAAGTTCGCAATTTTAATTTTAGTTTTTTCAATTCTCAGTTTTGTCAGTTGCACACCAGAAGTAGATTTGGACGTTGAAAAAGCTGCAATTGAAAAAGTTCTACAAACTTATATTGTTTCGATGGTGGCAGAAGACATGGAAGGAATTTCCAACATTTTTGCACATGATGAAGACATGATAAGTTTTGGAACTGATGCCGGTGAAAGAATTGTTGGTTGGAGCGGCATGAAGAAATTGATGGAAAAACAATTTGCTGCATCTGATCATCCCACAATAAGACCTTATGAACAAGTTATTCGCATCAACTCAACCGGAAACACAGCCTGGTTTACCGAATATACAGATTGGAAAATGATGGCTGGTGAAGAAGAGATAAGCTTAACAGGACTTCGTTTAAGCGGAGTTCTGGATAAAGGCTTAGCTGGCTGGAAAATAGTGCAATTACATTTTTCAGTTCCGGTGGAAGGTCAGGTATTAGAATATTAA
- a CDS encoding T9SS type A sorting domain-containing protein encodes MRRFVILIIVFFAFTLSAEETMVWLTAEPDTIYFDDNLTYSTIQAMVQDENEEPVAGATVYFDSDIGNILHYGFTDQNGIAESTFWESGDLGVATIWAEFSDDYLETEVTIIMPVSADENVIPLITNLRNYPNPFNPSTTILFEISNEQYEQVDITIYNLKGQKVRSFPEQSLGTQDDNNGFYSVIWNGKDDSGKPVSSGVYYYQVRAENVLKTNKMLLIK; translated from the coding sequence ATGAGAAGATTTGTAATTCTTATTATAGTTTTTTTTGCTTTCACATTATCAGCAGAAGAAACGATGGTGTGGTTAACGGCGGAGCCGGATACGATCTATTTTGATGATAATCTAACTTATTCCACGATTCAGGCAATGGTTCAAGATGAAAATGAAGAACCGGTTGCTGGTGCAACTGTATATTTCGACAGCGATATCGGCAATATTCTTCATTATGGATTTACCGATCAAAACGGTATAGCTGAATCAACATTCTGGGAATCTGGTGATCTTGGCGTTGCTACGATCTGGGCGGAATTCAGTGATGATTATCTGGAAACGGAAGTGACAATAATTATGCCGGTTTCTGCTGATGAGAATGTAATTCCGCTGATCACGAATCTGAGGAATTATCCCAATCCATTCAACCCAAGCACTACGATTTTATTTGAAATCAGCAACGAACAATACGAACAGGTAGATATTACAATATATAATCTTAAAGGTCAGAAAGTGAGATCCTTTCCCGAGCAAAGTCTCGGGACTCAGGATGACAATAATGGATTTTATTCTGTAATCTGGAATGGCAAAGATGATTCGGGTAAACCTGTTTCTTCGGGTGTTTATTATTACCAGGTTCGAGCCGAGAACGTATTAAAAACAAATAAAATGCTTCTGATAAAATAA
- a CDS encoding M20/M25/M40 family metallo-hydrolase, with protein sequence MKKIVMALIFCFFVLQLTATDLILIDTDNATKAKSYFERDDIIVNYKHDDFLIGTSENRNAFDCELITSNAWERGMDYFLLWLDEGNNSDYILEIDQFADIMMLRDDFMIIRAAEEYRNRVVPIIHNGVVRINNIEVKLPNENKLLRNTRWEEDPFVTQLLTEVDDVELNNTIQTLEDFGTRNWYEPTSIDAQNWLYNKFESYGLSVETQAIPYGGPNSSQNVIATKVGTLYPDEYVILGAHYDSYSYYGDAPGADDNATGSAGIVEIARILSQHDFKRTIVFCTFSGEEYGLYGSEEYASQAEANDMEILGYFNIDMSGYLENGEYIHTDMIAPQSAQPLVDFYEAICGVYLPDFPIEPGMLTGGDSDHTSFNNHGYMGIFPFEDSDLHSPYIHTPNDLNGSSVNNYDQVVTFTQATMASVMTMANMLLPPDNLNAIAGDEMVTLFWDDVADADEYYIYRDDEIDPIGTSAYTSYVDFGLTNGQEYTYYVTAVYTASGEESVPSNSVTVIPMPPISLPFNDDFESGAPYWTFEGSWGLADNQAFSGTYSLTESPVGNYLSNLDISAELISVDLTGFSDAEVSFWAKYNIEPNYDYMYLEVSTDGQTWDELAELTGNQNDWMEYSYSLAQYLNEPNVQIRFRFYSDSYIMLGGMNIDDFAISVDGGSYSDDPIMKIVSLDNYPNPFNPSTTILFNITSDLAAKAELSIFNIKGQKIRNFEFDQLSAGEHSVVWNGKDDNDQQVSSGIYLYQLKSEGFQLNRKMILLK encoded by the coding sequence ATGAAAAAAATTGTAATGGCACTGATTTTTTGTTTCTTTGTATTGCAGCTGACAGCGACCGATTTGATTCTGATCGATACTGATAATGCTACAAAAGCAAAAAGTTACTTTGAAAGAGATGATATAATCGTAAATTACAAACACGATGATTTTCTGATCGGCACATCCGAAAATCGAAATGCTTTTGATTGTGAATTGATAACTTCCAATGCCTGGGAAAGAGGAATGGACTATTTCCTGCTCTGGTTGGATGAAGGTAATAATTCCGATTATATTTTAGAGATCGATCAATTTGCAGACATCATGATGCTGCGAGATGATTTTATGATAATAAGAGCAGCTGAAGAGTATAGAAATCGAGTTGTTCCTATCATTCACAATGGCGTTGTTCGAATTAATAATATCGAGGTAAAGCTCCCGAATGAAAACAAGCTGCTTAGGAATACGCGTTGGGAAGAAGATCCTTTCGTAACACAGCTTCTCACGGAAGTGGATGACGTCGAATTGAACAACACAATTCAAACTTTGGAAGATTTCGGAACCAGAAACTGGTATGAACCTACCTCAATCGATGCTCAAAACTGGCTTTATAATAAATTTGAAAGTTATGGTCTCAGCGTGGAAACTCAAGCCATCCCATATGGCGGACCGAATTCCAGTCAGAACGTAATTGCTACCAAAGTTGGAACGCTCTATCCTGATGAATACGTGATTCTTGGTGCTCATTACGATTCCTATTCCTATTATGGAGATGCGCCCGGAGCTGATGATAACGCAACAGGAAGTGCAGGTATTGTGGAAATTGCCCGAATTTTAAGTCAGCACGATTTCAAGCGAACGATAGTCTTCTGCACTTTCAGTGGAGAAGAATATGGCCTTTATGGAAGTGAAGAATATGCTTCTCAGGCTGAAGCAAATGATATGGAAATTCTGGGATATTTCAATATAGATATGTCTGGTTATCTGGAAAATGGAGAATACATTCATACCGATATGATAGCTCCTCAATCTGCTCAACCTCTGGTAGATTTCTACGAAGCAATTTGTGGTGTTTATCTGCCGGATTTTCCAATTGAACCCGGAATGCTGACAGGTGGAGACAGCGATCATACATCATTCAATAATCATGGTTATATGGGAATCTTTCCTTTTGAAGACAGCGATCTTCACAGTCCTTACATTCACACTCCGAACGATTTGAATGGATCAAGTGTAAATAATTATGATCAGGTGGTAACTTTTACCCAGGCGACGATGGCTTCTGTAATGACAATGGCAAATATGCTGCTTCCTCCTGATAATTTGAATGCCATTGCCGGTGATGAAATGGTCACGCTTTTCTGGGATGATGTTGCCGATGCTGATGAATATTATATTTATCGAGATGATGAGATTGATCCTATTGGAACGTCAGCCTATACTTCTTATGTTGATTTCGGCTTAACTAACGGACAGGAATACACTTATTATGTAACAGCAGTTTATACGGCTTCTGGTGAGGAATCAGTTCCTTCCAATAGCGTGACTGTAATTCCGATGCCGCCGATTTCGCTGCCGTTTAACGATGACTTTGAATCTGGCGCACCTTATTGGACTTTTGAAGGAAGTTGGGGACTGGCTGATAATCAAGCATTTTCCGGCACTTACAGTTTAACTGAGAGTCCAGTTGGAAACTATCTGAGCAACCTTGATATTTCCGCAGAACTGATCAGTGTAGATCTGACAGGATTCAGTGACGCAGAAGTTAGCTTCTGGGCCAAATATAATATTGAACCGAATTACGATTATATGTATTTGGAAGTAAGCACAGATGGGCAAACTTGGGATGAATTGGCTGAATTAACCGGAAATCAGAATGATTGGATGGAATATTCCTATTCTCTGGCTCAATATTTGAATGAACCTAACGTTCAAATTCGATTCAGATTTTACAGCGACTCATATATCATGCTGGGTGGAATGAATATTGATGATTTTGCCATAAGTGTGGATGGTGGAAGCTATAGTGATGATCCAATCATGAAGATAGTTTCGCTGGATAATTATCCCAATCCGTTCAATCCAAGTACGACGATCTTATTCAATATAACTTCCGATCTGGCTGCAAAGGCAGAACTTTCCATTTTCAATATAAAAGGACAGAAAATCAGGAATTTTGAATTTGATCAGCTATCGGCAGGAGAGCATTCAGTTGTTTGGAACGGTAAAGATGATAATGATCAGCAGGTTTCTTCAGGAATCTATTTGTATCAGCTCAAATCTGAAGGATTTCAGTTAAATAGAAAGATGATCCTGCTTAAATAA